TAACAAAGTCAGACTAGTTCATCTTAACTAAGGGCACAGTGATCAAAATTATAGATAGTTAAATACTTAGAATGGATGATGATGGTTATCTAACAGTTGTGATGGGAAGAGCAAACCTCAGGTGATATGCCTTTTGTGTAGTACATCTTTTCAAGTTCACGGAAAATTTGCCTCGATATCTCAGCATGTTTGTTGGGTCGGTAATGACCGCCATCTTCGGAACAAGATATCTGACCTGTATAAATCCACTGCAATAGAGCGAACCAATTAAAAATATATTAATATACTTTTTATCAGTCTCTGTTTTCAGATTAACAATTTACAAAACAAAATTAGTTTTCCAGGAAAATGCTGACAAATAGCATATTAAACTGCATTTCAAGAAAGATTTAAATAAATAGCAGATTGTATGTTTTCGGATGAATGTTTTTACAAGGGAAAAATAATTTTCCAAGAATTATAATGACAAATAGCATAGTAAAGTGCAGTTGGAGAAACCTTTAAATAAATAGCAGAGCATATAAGAGCCTCCAATCTACTTTGATCATCAACAGGTTCTGACACAAGCCGACGAACAAGATCTAACTGCAAGAAAAAAACACTTATTAAAAGAAGCTATTAGCATTACATTGAATGTAATCTTTCTAAAAAGACATCAAGTAACAGGATGCGGACTTCACCATCCACTGATTGTTATCTTTTGTTAGTTTCATAAAAGAAAGGTTAAATATTTAAACACAGCAGTGACCAACGTGGGagccttaggccttgtacaatgcaaggtgcttagggaggtgcttagagaCATAAACCAGTTTTTCTTTAACACATTCACAAGAGATGCTTTCAGTTATGACAACCACTACCAAAAGGGAAACAGATAGCTAGCAACTATACAACATTGCTGCATCCGCTCATGTGGGGTCCTGAAAGTACCATACACTTCCATCTGTCGATATTTAAATTTCAGTGTTGAGCTTTCACTTTTAGAATAACAGAATATGGAATACTAGACCTTTTTGACAGGGTCAAAAAAAAATCAAGCCAACTTACCTTCTGCCACCAGTTCTTAGATGATTTATCACCCTCGACCAATTTCAGTGCCATTCCACCTAGCCCAGCTGTATCCCACATCCTGTCACTCGACTTATTCCCATGCTCATTTGACCTCATGAAAACAGCTTCGCTACCTTGCCATTGCCCACCAAATGAGCTCGAGTCAGTCTCTGGTGCTAAATTGGCAGCTGAAACATCTCCAACCGTTTGCGGAGCagcatgtttgggtgctctatcaACCTTTGGTGTTCCCGAAGGACCTAAAGGCTCTTCTGTCTTATCCCAGTTGCACACTATATCAAGTGTACCACCTTTTGGCAGCTGAATGGCACGGTTGTCACCACCCTCCCACGTCTTGTCATTTCCCCCTTTCGAAACTATCACAAACTTGAACTCCACAGCTGCTTCGCCAGGGAGCTCCAGCTGGCAGACCCAGCCATCCTCTGACCAATCCAGTTTGACGTGTTGCTTCCATGCCCCAAGCTCCTTTGCCGAACCTATGATACCAACATGCTCACCATACTTAACCTGGTGCTGTAAACAAACCTGGAGCAGCACCGAACCCGACTTTGAAGGATCGGCTCTGTTTTTCTCCTTTGTTCTGCAGTAAACAGAAACACATATAAGCTGCATCGCCAAATTATCGAGAAAATGGAAATGGGTAATAAACTGCAAAGCTGCATTTGTGCAGAGAACTATTTAAGGTGAATTGTTTCAGTTTGTCAATTTTACTCAATTCGCATATGCCAGATAGACATGTAAGCATTGTGAAGGGAGAAAAAAGAACAGTACAGTGACTGACAGGATGGCCCAGCGCATCAGATTCAGCTTATTCAGTATCTAAAATGCTAGAATGGGAAATATCTTGCATGCCACTCTCAGAAACACTGAATTTCTCAGCCTGAGTTTGTGTGGAACTGCATTTAATTTACACCTGGATGGGTGGTTGGTTTGATTGACAGGGTCATGAATGGCAATGCCGGCTTAGGATCGAAGTGCACTAGATGGGTTTTCCGTGGTTGTGCTACATCTCTGTACTCTTTGTGGCGCCATTGGCCGCCGTGGTACATGTGTGCTCAGTACGGCTGCTGGCTCTGAGTCATGAGATGATGGCCGAGCAACCTATTGAAATCGTCATCATCTTCCATAAGAAGAAGAGAGATTCCGTCCCCACCCCATCCACCCGAGACGAGGGCCTTACGAAATTACACTGACGGATTACGAGAGGGGaacaaaaaaaaaaaagaggcaaGGAGGCATTACATACATCCCCGAGGGGGCGGACCCCGCGCGGCACGAGAACCTGCCGCTCCGCCGCCGTCTTGCCGGGAGGAGGGCGCCACTCCGCGGCACCAGCAGCGCggccgcggcggagggcggcgggagggcggcgaggcgcggcctggcggcggcggtggcgagcgaGGGGTCGAGCGAGGCCACGGGTGTGGTCATCCTCCTCCAGCGCAATCCGTCGAGCAGGTGGCGGGGGCGGCGATCGCGTCGTCGTTTtctagggaggggaggggagaggggggcggTGGCGAGGCGTCGGGATGGGCGCCGCGCGGGGAGGGCGGAGTGGAGTGGAAGCGAGAGCCCAAATAAACAGAGGCGGAGGCGCCCCGGAACGAGTGGACGTGCTTCCCGTGCCCGGTTTCACGGATCTCTCGCGCCCGCCCGCCCCCCGGTCCCCTTCCCTCCCCTCTCGGGGTCGGGGGCACAGCTGCACATCGTCGCTCTCTCTCAAAAAAACAAGAGCAGCATTAGCCACGTGTCCATCAAACCTTCCCTCTCGgggctattattattattattaatcttAAATCCGTTGTCAATGGATCATCCAAAGAGAAAAGgtgctattattattattatttattactAGCAAAAAAGGGTTTGTGGGTTGCAACGGGATGATAAAATAACGCCTTCAAATCAAGCTGCTGCAAAtataattcctataataattatacTAATATGCCATTTATTTGTTAAAACATTTAGATTATTCAACCAACAAATCGGAGATACTATCCCTTTCCCCTCCCCTCTCGGGGCACAGGGTTCAAGCAATCTGCACGTTGCTTCTCTACAAAAAGAAGAGAGCGGCATAGCGACGTGTCCATCAAAATCAAATGATGTTATCCTGGGTGACAAAACAGTCTTATATATATCTTAAGAATAAGAACTGCACTGTTTCACTGAAAAGGATAAAAAGGAAAGTAGCATTAGCGACGTGTCCATCAAAGCATTGCGTAATTTAGAAATTGTGCTTGAAAAAAACATTACGTAGTTTAGAGAAGGCAAAAAGAATGTGTACAAATGGATcgtcttttcttcttctttgaattGGTTCGATTGCTTGCCACATGGGTCGCGCGGTTACAACGGGCCATCTTTCCTGCATGCACGGATGGTCTTCGCGCTGCTTACAACCGCCCGGGACTCAAACTCGTGAAAAGCCGTCGCGCCTTTCCATCCAAAGGGAAAAGTTTTCTTGTTTGGAAAACGGGCTCTGATTACATCATAAGCACATAACACCCTAGACATAATGAGAATAACATTGAGGACCTTGGACCACTGAACAACCATCGATGCCGCCGGGACGAGCCGTCGACACGTCATTGTTGCCGCTCCCAAACCAGAGGCGGCCTAACCTTGTCGATAACATCCGGAAAGTCAAGGCGTCGGGAAAGAAAAAATAAATCACCCTTGCAGGGACTAACAAAACCTAAACTACTACTCGGACCAAGGCGTCGGGAAAGAAAAAATAAATCACACAATTGTGTTTCGACGATATATTGTATCGTGGGAGAAGCCTTACATGCTCAAAATCTCGACTCGAGCCGCCGGCAAGGAGTGTATGTCTCGGGTCAATAGTTTGGGGGCGGTGATCACGTTGTTGACGCTGGTGCAGCTTAAACTTGCTCTGAGACCAAATCGACCACAATGGTTCTGGACCACCAAAGGCAAGGCCATCATAGGGGCATGGTGGTTGTTAAATAAACATAGGGTCTTGGTGTTTGCTATAAAAACATAAGAGTCCTGCTGTTTGCTATAAAAACATAGGGTGTTGGTGCGAACAACCGATACTCTACTTTGTCAACATCTTTATAGAACACATGCAATCATCCGTAATATCATTTGTCTCTGTTGCCATGGGCATTGTGTAAATACACACCCTTGGTACTGGAAAATACACGCTACAAAGGATCGGAAAATGCCAACGGAGGCCGAGCTCCAGTGAGCTCGtttttcaatttttatttttttggagcgcgaaaaatttcaaatttattttttgaaCACACATGCACATGTATACTATGTATATGCAAAATTTCACAGTATTATACATTTACATGTGGTGTACAGGAAAAAGACAAATACACATTTTTAATGggccttttatttttgttattgggccagaaatttgttatttttgtacagCTTACAAATCACAACATTTTTCGACGAAATTTAACACGTTCTTGCAGAATACATATAAGTTTTCATggtatttttttcagatttttttggaaCTTTTAAATAcgctttttgattttttttcaaaataccgagctcactggagctcggcctccaaaaatcCGCACTGCTGCAAGGATACCCTTTAACTAGTGAAATCCCTAAAAAAAAGCAGCTGAGGCCTGAACCCACAGAGAAAAACAACGCGGCCCAGTAGAAAAGGATCAAATAAATGTTGCCAGGCGTGGCCCATATTATAAAGACGAAAAGAATGCGATCGGTGCCCTTGGTGCGCACGCGCACGTCTAAAACCCTACAAAAAAGGCTAACCTATAATCCCTAACCAGATCGGCACACGAGCACGCTGCGGCGCCGCCGCACATGGCCTTCCGGCCAGTGCCCACGGGCCACCAGGCGCCGTCCTCTGGCGCCCtacgctcctcctcctcgtcctcctccgccgAAGCCCTCCACGGCAACACCGTACCCCCTCTCCGCTGCCGACGACTTCCTCCGCCGCGCGCCGTCGACACTCTGCTGTGTTGCACGCCTCCAACAACTTCGCGCCCTGTACACTGCCCAACGAGCAGGGTAAGTCTTTTCCTTCTTTGTGGGTGATGTGATCGGTAAGTCCATCAAGCAAGCTAGTTTATGCATGTTCATGTGTAGTAGTTccttacttgtcatcaaaattgataaaaaagatgtatctagacgtattttcgGATAGAGGAAGTAGATCTTATAACAGTCCAGCACAACAATGGAAGCCAGTCCCAGTATATATTCCCGTCCACAGATTTTGTTAATCGCACAAACTTTTTTCTGCTTAGCGTTGATTCTTGCAGCGTGTATTTTCCACTACCATAATGTATCAAGTTGTGGCCTCCGTTGGCATCACTTCTCTTGTGGCCTCTTCGTCCACTGATTCTCCCCTCCCATCACTTCTCTTCATCGGTTTTTTCATCCAGTTGTTTTTCCCATCACGCCATATTTAACTGCACCATCCTAGTATGCCGCTCAATCACATTATAATTAgttataaaaatattttaaaaacaaTAGCTAAACAACACTATCTACTATGTCTTTATGATGATTCCCTCATGAAGGTCTATCTATTGATGCGATCTATAATGCTTCGTTCCATGGCTAGGATATTGTTTAGAGCTTCATTCTCTTCATACTTCAAAATATGtaccaaaagttgtctcctcaGTTCGAAACCATCCTACATAAGCATTATACAACGTTGTTATAAAAAATCATGTACAACTTGTATACAAATGAGCATGGGTACTGGAAAACTTAGCGCTCCATCGTGTCATGAGTGCgtgaaattaaaaaaataaaatgcaTGTATGAAATGTTACACATTTTGACAAGATTCATACCAATATGAGTTTGTCGGAAGCACAGGAACTTTGCATCCCCATCTAGAGACCTTCAATGCAGAGTTTGCAACTTGGAGCGCAAGGATTACATTGTTGACCATAGTTTTGAATACATTCTTCCCCAAAGTAGGTATTGGAAGCCGGTCCATAATTGATGCATTTTTTATTTTGATATAAGACGAACATTAGGAATAGCCCAATAATATTCGAAGGCAATAAAATTTACAGCGGTGCATACATTTAGAAATACATTAACCATTAAGACCAAATAAACTATTCTTAGTAACGAAGAATTAAAATCTTACCATGTCACATTCTGAGATATGATATTCATTGCTATCAAGCTAACTATCAAACAACTATGTTAACCTAGCAAACTTCCATATTGTCATGACAACTTCGGCACCGTGCATAGTGGGACATGGGCTAACTAATAATAAAGATAACATTAGTTATATGACGCAAAATATAATATGTAATTATAGTAACTTACACAAAAGTTTAGATCCATGTAGTGAACTGGAATGTTTCTAACAAGATGGATGTCGTGGCACCCTAGTATCCGCATAACCATATTAAAGTAATTAACATCCATGTATTCATTATCTTTTAATATGTTACTTATTTGTTTAAATTTTAGACAAATAAGAACATATTAAGAAATGATGAATACATGAGTGTTGATTGCTTTAACATAGCTATTTGGATAGTAGTGTGCCACGACATCCATCTTTTAGATACATTCCAGTTCACTACATGAATCTAAACATTTTATGTAAGTTAATATAATCACATATTGCATTTGCCTCATACTACTAATGTTTTCTTATTATTATCTTAGTTGATGTACCACTATGCATGAGACCCAGGTCGTGGTGACAATATGGATGTTGTGAGGTTGACACAATTGTTTGATAGCTGGCCTGGTAACAATGAGTACCATATTTCAGAATGTGATATGATAAGATTTTAATTTTTTGTTGCTAAGAGTGTTTAATTGGCTTAATGATTGATTTTAAatgtatgcattttgcaaattttATTGTCTTAGGCTATTCTTGGGCTATTCCTATTGTTCGTCTTGgatcaaaattttaaaaaattgtcTATTTTGGACCCGCTTTTAATACCTACTTTGGGGAAGGATATACTTAAAACTATGGTTAACAATGTAGAAACCCTACATTGAAGGACGAAGTCTTTATATATATGGGGATGCAAAGTTCATGTTGTTCCAACAAACTCATATGGGTATAAATCTTGTCAGTGCATTACAATCCTATTTGTTTCAATTCAAAACACAATGTAACATTTTATACATGCAGTGCTTTGTTgggtatttgatttttagtttcaCACTCATGGCACGATGGAGCAATACATATTTCAATATCCAGGGTGAGTATTTACACCATGCTCAATTGTATACATGTtgcatttgaatttttttatgtaaTGCATATGTGGGATGGTTTTGAACCGAGGAGTCGATTTTTGTTACATATTTTGAAGTATTAAGGACATGAAGCTCTAAACAATATAGTAGCGATGGAATGAAGCATTATATACCGCATTAATGTATGGACCTTCAACAGAGAATCATCATCATCAAACAATAAATATAAGATAATGTTGCTTAGTTGTTGTTTCTCTATATTTTTGTAACTAATTACAATACATTTATGAGATCATAATTTTTATGTGAAGACATGTGCATGGATTGTTTGTTACACGCGCACGCTCACATCGCTGGGCAGTTGACACATTTAAATGGCTTTGAAAACTAAACTCGTCAGAAAGAAATAAGGTTCAAACTAATCTATAATAAAACACCTAGGCCTTCATAACGAACGCCCGCCTATTAGCATTTCCGACAATTAAACTCTAAAACAACCATGTCAGACTGGGCTGGACTGGAGGGAGGAGCAAGCAGACTGACATTGCCCCCGGCAAGGGTGAGGGGTAGGAGAATCAATGAAAAATATAGCGTGCTATGACAAAATAGTGTGGCCCTTAAAATATGTTATTAGCGTACTATTAGCGAGACATTGCACACTGATTTATTTAGCGAGACATTGTTCAGAACACTATAGCCTTATAGCCTTATAGCAAGCTACTTTTTTTTTACCGGAGAATGCTTCTTCTTCCGCCAAGCGCCCCCCAGCGAATGGGCCGCCTTGCCCGACCAAGCCCCCCTCCTCTCACCGGGGCGCGGCAGCCACAAAGTAGAACCCTCGGCCCCGCGGTGACAACGTTGTAAGCCACCCAGCCATGATTTATTCCTTGTATCCATGAGCGCGAACTTATTTACTAAATGCGAGCAGAAATTTGAACTCAGTAAAGTCTGAACCGAATTACTAAATCCCTGATCTATTTTCTGCATCCATGAGCTCGACATTAATCAACCATCCTCCAAATAATTGGCATCTTGCGCTGCTGGCTTAGATTGCCAGCCGTCAGCCAAGGGAAATTACTTGTTGTGCTTTGTTCCTACTTCCACTGCTGGCTGCAAGCTGCTGCAGGGAACTGGCACCATTCCACTGCCAAGCAGGCAAGCAGTTGGAGTTAGCCAATACTTTGAATCAACAGTGAATCAACAGATGTGCAGTAGATTGGCGCCCTCGATCTTTACCGCGCCGGTTCCGTCGCCATGTTGCAATGCCTGAATGGGGATGTCCACAACGGAATTCAGAGCTACTGGTTGGTGCGCTTATTTATTTTCTGTCTGTTAGTATATACATTGAAATCATCATAACATGGataatattacatgttatgatgatttttcttaaAGCTGGGGACAGGATGGCGTGCGACGTACGCTGGTCGGTCTCGTTCGCACCCGACCTCACGACGGCACGCACTCTGGTCTTCACCGACGGCGAGATCCGGCTGCGACACGACGCACTCCGGATCGTGCTGATCGATGAGAGGGGGGTGACGGTCGATGCACGCTTTCTCCGGGTCAGGGAGTGCATCAACGTGGGACAGGCCGTTtccttccactagtagaaaaagggtctaatgtgagacacattagtgtgGGTTTGAACAACGGCGGAGCTTCGTGGGGGCGAACCTGGGCCGTCGCCCCCCCAGCAAAAATGAAATTTTTTTACTACCCCTATGTATACATACAGCCCACAGGCCCGCTTATCAACTAGGCCTAGTCTACGATGCCTGGATGCAGCGACCAACTCCACTCCAGAATCCTTATCCCCTTTGGCCTTTGACTTGCGACCACGGACGGCTGAGCGTGGGCGTGGGGCACCGGCGACTGGGAACTGCGCTGTGGCCTGCCGGCGTGGGGCGACCGCTGGCCGGCTGGCGGGTGGCTGGCTAGGGGTTGGTCGACTCCCTCCTCCGCTCAGGTTCATCCACTTCTGCCTCGGTTGTGGCTGTCCGCTATAGCATTAGGCCCCGTCGACCCCGCGCAACAGTGCCTCGGTGAGCAGATTCCCCTCCCTGGCTGTATCTCTCTCAATCTCTCCCCTATGGAAATTCTGGAAAGTTGGAATATTGTGATTCTGTAGTTTTGTTACCTTAGTGGAGGAAGATTCTAATTAGGTCATCTGGTCATTGATTTTGTCAGTTAGATTTTGTCAATTGGATTTTATACTGAAATAGATAAATGTCCTTTACAGATTAAGAGGGAACAAGGGAGACAGTGATGCTTAAGGGGAAAACAATTGATGCGTTTTTCAAAAGAAAGAGAGGTGATTCAACTGAATGTGAAGCTGATGAAACCACTAGCAACAGAAGAAATTCCTGTTCCGCCTCCTCTGTTGTTGCTCGAATTTGAGCAACATGGACCACATCCTTCGATGCCTCAGCAACAAGGCCATCAAACTCAAACAAATGAAGTACAATTTCGAGGGATTGAATTCTTGCAGCGGGATCCAGCACTACGTCCACAGATTTGGCAATATCCACCTAATCAAAGAGATGATGTGCGGCGAGCGTATTTGAAGCTTGGTATTATGCAGCCCCGCTTGAAGGATTACAAAGCTTACGGTCCAGAAGGTCGCAAACGACGCTTTAAATATGACTGGTTCAAGGATTTCCCATCATGGTTGGAGTACTCGGAGGACAGTCATCGTGCATATTGCTTCTATTGTTTCTTGTTCAGCAACAATAAAAACAAGCGAGGTGGTTCAGATGTCTTTACAGTGCGAGGATTTGTAAATTGGAAGAAGGTCCATGATGGAAAGAAATGTGCATTCTTAAACCATATAGGTTCTGAACCTTGCTCTGTACATAATAATGCAACCAAAGCATATCATGACTTCTTGAATCAGCAAGGCCATTTAGGAAATGTTGTAGCAGTGGGCAACGAGAGGAAGACAGAAAGAAACCAGCTGAGGGTGAAAGTATCAATTGCAGCTGTTAAGTGGTTGACATCACAATCTTGTGCATTTAGAGGCCATGATGAAACACCAGAGTCAAAGAACAAAGGGAACTTTATTGAACTATTAAAGCTCCTTGCAGAATTCAATCCTGAGATTGCTGAAGTTATTTTGGAGAATGC
The sequence above is drawn from the Triticum aestivum cultivar Chinese Spring chromosome 7A, IWGSC CS RefSeq v2.1, whole genome shotgun sequence genome and encodes:
- the LOC123150430 gene encoding zinc finger MYM-type protein 1 isoform X3, producing MRFSKEREVIQLNVKLMKPLATEEIPVPPPLLLLEFEQHGPHPSMPQQQGHQTQTNEVQFRGIEFLQRDPALRPQIWQYPPNQRDDVRRAYLKLGIMQPRLKDYKAYGPEGRKRRFKYDWFKDFPSWLEYSEDSHRAYCFYCFLFSNNKNKRGGSDVFTVRGFVNWKKVHDGKKCAFLNHIGSEPCSVHNNATKAYHDFLNQQGHLGNVVAVGNERKTERNQLRVKVSIAAVKWLTSQSCAFRGHDETPESKNKGNFIELLKLLAEFNPEIAEVILENAPYSSKYTSHEIQQEILGIYAFKVRKHIREEIGNSKFSILVDETCDVAKREQMALVLRFVDEDRILQERFFDLIHVTNTKAATLKEVEEVMDDKNSKADMHVEYMVQFPVSSDDVEEVLPTPPLRSEDTLRFSTRNVQNMEDKIQDRAVAIPKKRNLEGLMKQEDAVTLRTGGEKLKENASRLMRICATACQEEGAR
- the LOC123150430 gene encoding uncharacterized protein isoform X2, coding for MRFSKEREVIQLNVKLMKPLATEEIPVPPPLLLLEFEQHGPHPSMPQQQGHQTQTNEVQFRGIEFLQRDPALRPQIWQYPPNQRDDVRRAYLKLGIMQPRLKDYKAYGPEGRKRRFKYDWFKDFPSWLEYSEDSHRAYCFYCFLFSNNKNKRGGSDVFTVRGFVNWKKVHDGKKCAFLNHIGSEPCSVHNNATKAYHDFLNQQGHLGNVVAVGNERKTERNQLRVKVSIAAVKWLTSQSCAFRGHDETPESKNKGNFIELLKLLAEFNPEIAEVILENAPYSSKYTSHEIQQEILGIYAFKVRKHIREEIGNSKFSILVDETCDVAKREQMALVLRFVDEDRILQERFFDLIHVTNTKAATLKEVEYAKGNSSHGKQHARADPRSAGKETGSGVNEGGTSGKDVPNDSAEEVLEDSEESEDNTLLIDSIAQEACEKADLGGSQALLVIDYNKQNADEIEVEEVMDDKNSKADMHVEYMNMEDKIQDRAVAIPKKRNLEGLMKQEDAVTLRTGGEKLKENASRLMRICATACQEEGAR
- the LOC123150430 gene encoding zinc finger MYM-type protein 1 isoform X4, whose product is MRFSKEREVIQLNVKLMKPLATEEIPVPPPLLLLEFEQHGPHPSMPQQQGHQTQTNEVQFRGIEFLQRDPALRPQIWQYPPNQRDDVRRAYLKLGIMQPRLKDYKAYGPEGRKRRFKYDWFKDFPSWLEYSEDSHRAYCFYCFLFSNNKNKRGGSDVFTVRGFVNWKKVHDGKKCAFLNHIGSEPCSVHNNATKAYHDFLNQQGHLGNVVAVGNERKTERNQLRVKVSIAAVKWLTSQSCAFRGHDETPESKNKGNFIELLKLLAEFNPEIAEVILENAPYSSKYTSHEIQQEILGIYAFKVRKHIREEIGNSKFSILVDETCDVAKREQMALVLRFVDEDRILQERFFDLIHVTNTKAATLKEVEEVMDDKNSKADMHVEYMNMEDKIQDRAVAIPKKRNLEGLMKQEDAVTLRTGGEKLKENASRLMRICATACQEEGAR